The genome window ATTATTAGCTATCTGATTATTGTAGTTATCTAGTCTACCCTGCAGGTTACTAACTACTGCTTGTTGAAATTTTTTATCCCACTGACTAGCTAGCACTTTTACACCTAATGGGATTTTATGCTGCTTTCCATCTATTCTAGCAATACAATAAATACTAGTAGGTCTAACTGCTTTGCGGTCTCTAATGTTAAAAGACACACCTAGGTTTAACTGTCCTTCTATAATACACATAACTTACTTGTTCTTAATTTCGTTCTTAATTTCGTTCTTAAAATCGTGGTTAAATACCCATTTTAAGTCCTTTTTCAGTGTACTATAGAAAAACCGACTAGATTAACCTTTTCTCTATAACTGATTGATTAACAGCTATATAAAAGAAAATAAGGACTACTTCACAGTAGCCCCCATTTATAATACAAAAACATTATGAAATAATTTATTTCGCGAACAAGATTATCATTTAATAATTATGGCTCATGTCGCACGTTTACAAGTGCGGCACTTGCGTTCACAGTACCGCTCGCACTGTACGCGAATGTCATAACCTAACATCGCACCGAGGATGAAGTCCTCCTCTGGTGAGAGCTGGTTGAGGGGTTTGGTCACCATCAGCCGGATGGCGTCAAGGCATTCCTTACGTCCAAAGAACAGGTTCATGCGGTCGCGCCCCACCGGCTGAATGATGTAAGGGATATTCTGATGTTCGAGACGGAGCGTGGCGAACGATTCGTACTTCTTGTTGCAAGTGTACAGAACCATCTGTCGGACACCCTTCTTGAACTCGTAGATGTGATTCATCAACACTTTCATGTCGGCGGTCATCATATCTGTCATCATAGTTTATCCCTTTCGAAATGGTTATTATGTAAGCACTAAATCT of Prevotella fusca JCM 17724 contains these proteins:
- a CDS encoding DUF2023 family protein, whose amino-acid sequence is MTDMMTADMKVLMNHIYEFKKGVRQMVLYTCNKKYESFATLRLEHQNIPYIIQPVGRDRMNLFFGRKECLDAIRLMVTKPLNQLSPEEDFILGAMLGYDIRVQCERYCERKCRTCKRAT